A stretch of Mytilus edulis chromosome 11, xbMytEdul2.2, whole genome shotgun sequence DNA encodes these proteins:
- the LOC139496441 gene encoding RNA polymerase-associated protein LEO1-like, with protein sequence MAESRELFGSDESGNESDGSGHGSVPGTPGGSSPAQSGSPPGSPAQHSGSEHSRTPVGSPVGSHRSGSGSHRSIRSGSGSPGSHRSGSGSPGSHRSGSGSPRSHRSGSGSPRSHKSGSGSPHSQRSGSKSPGSQRSGSRSPGSHRSGSGSPHSHRSGSGSPKSGSPMSVKSRSRSPGPRSRSGSPRSKSGSPKSRSASPKSRSASPRSRSGSPRSRSASPRSKSGRSRSGSARSRSGSPRSRSGSPRSRSRSPRSKSGSPRSKAGSPRSRSRSRSGSRKSGSGSDSDIGRRKKRRIMGSDEEAQDGRVDATVDNLFGDADDISSDEEDKEKRPESGDRDDNSPRRRGSDEEEEVEEPQETLIEVEIPRIITNLGKTIHYVKLPNFLSVETRPYDATSYEDEIDEDEVLDEEGRARLKLKVENAIRWRKVKDADGTDVLDELGAPKKESNARIVRWSDGSMSLHLGTEIFDVHTMPIQGDFNHLFVRQGTGLQGQSVFRTKVAFRPHSTESFTHRKMTLSLADRSTKTQKVKVLPIHGKDPDANRSEMIKKEEEKLRAAIRMEGTRKRQKERHVAKGLSGGYLESGDEEEEGDISIAAIKKHYKNARDRPNVPDIYSSDSDSYDSDKERSGAQRLMKAKKGPVEDDSDSDTGHKKKKARIVESDEESEAGSGGGGKQSGSESEKNKSGSESD encoded by the exons aAAGTGATGGAAGTGGTCATGGATCAGTCCCAGGAACCCCAGGTGGAAGTAGTCCAGCACAGTCAGGGAGTCCACCTGGGAGTCCAGCCCAACACAGTGGATCAGAACATAGCCGGACACCAGTAGGCAGTCCTGTAGGGAGTCACAGATCTGGATCAGGGAGTCACAGATCCATCAGAAGTGGCTCTGGAAGTCCAGGGTCCCATAGGAGTGGCTCTGGAAGTCCAGGGTCTCATAGGAGTGGCTCTGGGAGTCCAAGATCACATAGGAGTGGCTCTGGGAGTCCACGATCACATAAGAGTGGTTCTGGAAGTCCACATTCTCAAAGGAGTGGCTCTAAAAGTCCAGGATCCCAGAGGAGTGGCTCTAGAAGTCCAGGGTCCCATAGGAGTGGTTCTGGGAGTCCACATTCACATAGGAGTGGCTCTGGAAGTCCAAAATCTGGAAGCCCTATGTCAGTAAAAAGTAGATCAAGGAGCCCTGGTCCAAGGTCAAGGTCAGGCAGTCCAAGATCTAAATCTGGTAGTCCTAAATCAAGATCTGCAAGTCCAAAATCAAGATCTGCAAGTCCAAGATCAAGGTCAGGTAGTCCAAGGTCAAGATCAGCGAGCCCAAGGTCCAAATCAGGAAGATCCAGATCTGGGAGTGCAAGGTCGAGGTCAGGAAGTCCAAGATCTAGATCTGGCAGTCCAAGGTCTAGATCAAGAAGTCCAAGATCAAAGTCTGGCAGTCCAAGGTCGAAAGCAGGCAGTCCAAGGTCAAGGTCAAGATCTCGATCAGGTTCAAGAAAAAGTGGATCAG GAAGTGATTCAGATATTGGTAGACGAAAGAAGAGGAGGATTATGGGAAGTGATGAGGAAGCTCAGGATGGGAGAGTAGATG CTACTGTTGACAATCTCTTTGGAGATGCAGATGACATCAGTTCAGATGAAGAAGACAAAGAAAAGCGGCCCGAGTCAGGTGACAGAGATGATAATTCTCCG AGAAGGAGAGGTTCTGATGAAGAGGAAGAGGTAGAAGAGCCACAAGAAACACTTATAGAAGTAGAGATCCCTCGTATCATTACAAATCTTGGCAAAACTATACATTATGTTAAACTTCCAAATTTCCTCAGCGTAGAAACCAG gCCTTACGATGCTACATCATATGAAGACGAGATAGATGAAGATGAAGTTTTGGATGAAGAAGGTCGAGCAAGGTTAAAGTTAAAG GTAGAGAATGCTATTCGATGGCGAAAAGTGAAAGATGCAGACGGCACGGATGTATTAGACGAGTTAGGTGCACCGAAGAAAGAGAGTAATGCCAGGATTGTTAGATGGTCAGACGGCAG catGTCATTACATTTGGGCACGGAGATATTTGACGTCCATACTATGCCGATTCAGGGAGATTTTAATCACTTGTTTGTACGTCAAGGTACTGGTTTACAAGGTCAAAGTGTATTCAGGACAAAAGTGGCCTTCAG ACCACATTCTACAGAATCATTCACCCACAGAAAAATGACCTTGTCATTAGCAGACAGATCAACGAAAACACAAAAGGTCAAAGTATTACCCATCCACGGCAAAGATCCTGATGCTAACAGATCTGAAATGATAAAG AAAGAGGAAGAAAAGTTGAGAGCAGCCATTCGAATGGAAGGAACAAGgaaaagacaaaaagaaagacATGTTGCTAAGGGTCTCTCTGGTGGTTACCTAGAAAGTGGGGATGAAGAGGAAGAAGGAGATATCTCCATAGCAGCCattaaaaaacattacaaaaatgcTAGAG ATCGACCAAATGTTCCAGACATTTACTCAAGTGATAGTGATTCTTATGATTCTGACAAGGAACGATCTGGAGCACAGCGGTTGATGAAGGCTAAGAAAGGTCCAGTAGAGGAT gaTTCAGATTCGGATACAGGACATAAAAAGAAGAAAGCCAGAATTGTAGAATCTGATGAAGAAAGTGAAGCAGGAAGTGGAGGCGGTGGCAAGCAGAGTGGTAGTGAGTCAGAGAAAAATAAATCTGGGTCAGAATCGGACTAG